In Caldisalinibacter kiritimatiensis, the genomic stretch CGATAAATTCCTGTCTTTACTACTTGCCCTCTTCCTTTTTCCTTTGACCAATACTTATGATATATATTATACCAGCCATTTGCAATCAAAAGAATAGCTACAATCGCACAACCAATATTAATATACATTCCCCAATAGCCAATATACTGATTTAATGTATGTCCCCACAGTATTCCATCAGGTAATTTTTTACCTATTACCCAGGAAATGAAGTACATACTCATAGGTATTCCATGCATTTCAATAGCAAAGGCTAAAACAAATGCCATATATGCAGTTGCTGGTTTTCTATTCATCTTTCTATAAAAAGGTATAAAAAGTAATAATGCTGAATAAATAATAATGAAAAAAGCTACAGCCCCCCATTGATTAAAGTGACCATGTAATGTTTCTTGCATTTTAAATTCCTCCTAAAAATTTATTTATTTTTAATTATAATACTTATAAATATAAAAATCCCCTAACTAAAGTTATGGTTTTAGTTAGGGAATATAATTAT encodes the following:
- a CDS encoding methyltransferase family protein, whose product is MQETLHGHFNQWGAVAFFIIIYSALLLFIPFYRKMNRKPATAYMAFVLAFAIEMHGIPMSMYFISWVIGKKLPDGILWGHTLNQYIGYWGMYINIGCAIVAILLIANGWYNIYHKYWSKEKGRGQVVKTGIYRYIRHPQYTGFILLTIGMMFEWATLFMLLIWPVIIYTYYRLAKREEKDMIEEFGQEYISYMKETKMFIPFVV